A window of the Aquarana catesbeiana isolate 2022-GZ linkage group LG05, ASM4218655v1, whole genome shotgun sequence genome harbors these coding sequences:
- the LOC141144530 gene encoding uncharacterized protein isoform X2, producing the protein MTRSVENVYTEDTRRSVEEEMANQSIIEDDARNHIIVVMDKVEKGIWGEMEIPTRGGRKIKLKWIFEVGEEEDKKVSEEEDKKENGGERREEAKTPKEKEEEKWNKLSASFFTVPPVQEKNNDEETDSCWKGFSLNPTEWLNWLTGPVLKVLGKSACICGCFYAWRDMGKKTVENEEWLKMEEDEWLIKEQAGKVKINEMKESNIKRVEFQPCEVVDVKMEWEYEVVDEDEVRKNHMWHVKNIWEPAKLRKKKEKTGENQTEEEEEKDNSEEAEQREEQEKDNSEEAEQKEEPEKDNSEEAEQKEEPETDNSKENNQTDCQCNINPFAFLGYLIGPFWKFMKKHSCSCVCSGECKDDGKELYWYKLTREARWRRVRKAKERDMILFREELAKVARDRKNEEEERKREIRVTEEEKKRDERVRAKWLRAKCMPTEERRREIRMREEEKVREERVRAKRWREKMEREQKAKEDQEREKQNKEMKMK; encoded by the exons ATGACACGAAGTGTTGAAAACGTTTATACGGAGGATACGAGAAGAAGTGTGGAGGAAGAAATGGCAAATCAAAGCATCATAGAGGATGATGCCAGAAATCACATTATTGTCGTCATG gacAAGGTTGAAAAGGGGATATGGGGAGAGATGGAGATCCCCACGCGTGGAGGAAGAAAGATAAAGCTCAAATGGATATTTGAGGTGGGTGAAGAGGAGGACAAGAAAGTGAGTGAAGAGGAGGACAAGAAAGAGAATGGaggggaaagaagagaagaagcaaaAACACctaaagaaaaagaggaagagaaATGGAATAAATTAAGTGCCAGCTTCTTCACCGTCCCCCCTGTACAAGAGAAAAACAACGACGAAGAGACCGACTCATGTTGGAAGGGCTTCAGCCTGAACCCAACAGAATGGTTGAATTGGCTCACGGGACCTGTATTGAAGGTGCTGGGAAAA AGTGCTTGCATATGTGGCTGCTTTTACGCCTGGAGAGATATGGGAAAAAAAACGGTGGAAAATGAAGAGTGGCTGAAAATGGAAGAGGACGAATGGCTGATTAAGGAACAGGCAGGAAAGGTGAAAATTAATGAAATGAAAGAGTCAAACATAAAACGGGTGGAATTCCAGCCATGTGAGGTAGTGGACGTAAAGATGGAATGGGAGTATGAGGTAGTGGATGAAGACGAGGTAAGGAAAAATCATATGTGGCATGTGAAAAACATCTGGGAGCCGGCAAAActaaggaaaaagaaggaaaagaccGGTGAAAAccagacagaagaagaagaagagaaagacaACAGCGAAGAGGCTGAGCAGAGAGAAGAACAAGAGAAAGACAACAGCGAAGAGGCTGAGCAAAAAGAAGAACCAGAGAAAGACAACAGCGAAGAGGCTGAGCAAAAAGAAGAACCAGAGACAGACAACAGCAAAGAGAACAATCAGACAGATTGTCAGTGTAATATTAACCCCTTTGCATTCCTGGGTTATCTAATAGGACCTTTTTGGAAGTTCATGAAAAAA CACTCTTGCTCATGTGTCTGCAGTGGCGAATGTAAAGATGACGGAAAAGAGTTATACTGGTATAAATTAACAAGGGAAGCGAGATGGAGGCGGGTAAGAAAAGCTAAGGAGAGAGACATGATATTATTCAGGGAGGAGTTGGCAAAGGTTGCCAGGGATAGAAAGAATGAAGaggaggaaaggaagagagaaatAAGGGTAACAGAGGAGGAGAAAAAACGGGACGAGCGGGTGAGAGCAAAGTGGTTGAGGGCAAAATGCATGCcaacagaggagaggaggagagaaataAGGATGCGAGAAGAGGAGAAGGTCAGGGAGGAGCGAGTCAGAGCAAAGAGGTGGAGAGAAAAGATGGAGAGAGAACAGAAGGCAAAAGAAGACCAGGAGAGAGAGAAGCAAAATAAGGAAATGAAGATGAAATAA
- the LOC141144530 gene encoding uncharacterized protein isoform X1, with protein sequence MSVLSRSAVTSQCGSLSLPIKKQRKAGTASIQFLNSERDTMTRSVENVYTEDTRRSVEEEMANQSIIEDDARNHIIVVMDKVEKGIWGEMEIPTRGGRKIKLKWIFEVGEEEDKKVSEEEDKKENGGERREEAKTPKEKEEEKWNKLSASFFTVPPVQEKNNDEETDSCWKGFSLNPTEWLNWLTGPVLKVLGKSACICGCFYAWRDMGKKTVENEEWLKMEEDEWLIKEQAGKVKINEMKESNIKRVEFQPCEVVDVKMEWEYEVVDEDEVRKNHMWHVKNIWEPAKLRKKKEKTGENQTEEEEEKDNSEEAEQREEQEKDNSEEAEQKEEPEKDNSEEAEQKEEPETDNSKENNQTDCQCNINPFAFLGYLIGPFWKFMKKHSCSCVCSGECKDDGKELYWYKLTREARWRRVRKAKERDMILFREELAKVARDRKNEEEERKREIRVTEEEKKRDERVRAKWLRAKCMPTEERRREIRMREEEKVREERVRAKRWREKMEREQKAKEDQEREKQNKEMKMK encoded by the exons ATGTCTGTCCTTTCCCGGAGCGCTGTGACGTCACAGTGTGGCTCTCTCAGCCTGCCCATAAAAAAGCAGCGCAAGGCTGGAACAGCCAGTATTCAATTTCTGAATTCAGAGAGAG ataCAATGACACGAAGTGTTGAAAACGTTTATACGGAGGATACGAGAAGAAGTGTGGAGGAAGAAATGGCAAATCAAAGCATCATAGAGGATGATGCCAGAAATCACATTATTGTCGTCATG gacAAGGTTGAAAAGGGGATATGGGGAGAGATGGAGATCCCCACGCGTGGAGGAAGAAAGATAAAGCTCAAATGGATATTTGAGGTGGGTGAAGAGGAGGACAAGAAAGTGAGTGAAGAGGAGGACAAGAAAGAGAATGGaggggaaagaagagaagaagcaaaAACACctaaagaaaaagaggaagagaaATGGAATAAATTAAGTGCCAGCTTCTTCACCGTCCCCCCTGTACAAGAGAAAAACAACGACGAAGAGACCGACTCATGTTGGAAGGGCTTCAGCCTGAACCCAACAGAATGGTTGAATTGGCTCACGGGACCTGTATTGAAGGTGCTGGGAAAA AGTGCTTGCATATGTGGCTGCTTTTACGCCTGGAGAGATATGGGAAAAAAAACGGTGGAAAATGAAGAGTGGCTGAAAATGGAAGAGGACGAATGGCTGATTAAGGAACAGGCAGGAAAGGTGAAAATTAATGAAATGAAAGAGTCAAACATAAAACGGGTGGAATTCCAGCCATGTGAGGTAGTGGACGTAAAGATGGAATGGGAGTATGAGGTAGTGGATGAAGACGAGGTAAGGAAAAATCATATGTGGCATGTGAAAAACATCTGGGAGCCGGCAAAActaaggaaaaagaaggaaaagaccGGTGAAAAccagacagaagaagaagaagagaaagacaACAGCGAAGAGGCTGAGCAGAGAGAAGAACAAGAGAAAGACAACAGCGAAGAGGCTGAGCAAAAAGAAGAACCAGAGAAAGACAACAGCGAAGAGGCTGAGCAAAAAGAAGAACCAGAGACAGACAACAGCAAAGAGAACAATCAGACAGATTGTCAGTGTAATATTAACCCCTTTGCATTCCTGGGTTATCTAATAGGACCTTTTTGGAAGTTCATGAAAAAA CACTCTTGCTCATGTGTCTGCAGTGGCGAATGTAAAGATGACGGAAAAGAGTTATACTGGTATAAATTAACAAGGGAAGCGAGATGGAGGCGGGTAAGAAAAGCTAAGGAGAGAGACATGATATTATTCAGGGAGGAGTTGGCAAAGGTTGCCAGGGATAGAAAGAATGAAGaggaggaaaggaagagagaaatAAGGGTAACAGAGGAGGAGAAAAAACGGGACGAGCGGGTGAGAGCAAAGTGGTTGAGGGCAAAATGCATGCcaacagaggagaggaggagagaaataAGGATGCGAGAAGAGGAGAAGGTCAGGGAGGAGCGAGTCAGAGCAAAGAGGTGGAGAGAAAAGATGGAGAGAGAACAGAAGGCAAAAGAAGACCAGGAGAGAGAGAAGCAAAATAAGGAAATGAAGATGAAATAA